The following proteins are co-located in the Candidatus Krumholzibacteriia bacterium genome:
- a CDS encoding C39 family peptidase, whose amino-acid sequence MQRRLKLDMMPQPDDVSCGATCLHAVYRHYGDALDLARLMREVEQLEGGGTLGVLLGCHALRRGYKVTLYNYNLAVFDPTWSALSSAELIDRLRQQMAVKQQRRLKVASRAYIEFMELGGEIRFSELSPKLIRRYVRGSIPVITGLSSTYLYQTAREYGPRNDADDVRGLPTGHFVVLCGYDMDSRDVLVADPYQANPRKARYYEVGINRLICSILLGVLTYDANLLVITPKRHRR is encoded by the coding sequence GTGCAAAGACGACTGAAACTGGACATGATGCCGCAGCCGGACGACGTGAGCTGCGGCGCCACCTGCCTGCACGCGGTGTACCGCCACTACGGCGATGCACTTGACCTCGCAAGACTGATGCGGGAAGTCGAACAGTTGGAGGGTGGCGGCACGCTGGGTGTGTTACTGGGTTGCCACGCCCTGCGCCGGGGATACAAGGTGACGTTGTACAACTACAACCTCGCCGTCTTCGATCCCACGTGGAGCGCCCTGAGCAGCGCCGAACTGATCGATCGGTTGCGGCAACAGATGGCGGTCAAGCAACAGCGCAGACTCAAGGTGGCGTCGCGCGCCTACATCGAGTTCATGGAGCTGGGCGGAGAGATTCGCTTTTCGGAGCTGTCTCCCAAGTTGATCCGGCGCTACGTACGCGGATCGATCCCCGTCATTACCGGCCTGAGCTCAACCTATCTGTATCAAACCGCGCGCGAGTACGGCCCGCGCAACGACGCCGATGACGTGCGTGGTTTGCCGACCGGGCACTTCGTGGTCCTGTGCGGATACGACATGGATTCGCGCGACGTCCTGGTGGCCGACCCCTACCAGGCGAATCCGCGCAAGGCGCGCTACTACGAGGTGGGCATCAACCGGCTCATCTGTTCCATCCTGTTGGGCGTACTCACCTACGACGCCAACCTGCTTGTGATAACCCCCAAACGTCATCGCCGGTGA